The following coding sequences lie in one Spinacia oleracea cultivar Varoflay chromosome 1, BTI_SOV_V1, whole genome shotgun sequence genomic window:
- the LOC110790963 gene encoding cysteine proteinase inhibitor 6 isoform X2, which translates to MTWHKKSPPQHQWNKREMKEYKKSFVSQIHLFFSFKTSTLSKNEGKIFYKSMLSIFFLCHHSSTLIPYLILSILIFCHQGSTGSCIDFESEPSMATLGGLRESQGASNDAEIESLARFAVDEHNKKENALLEFARIIKAKEQVVAGTLHHFTIEAIDSGKKKLYEAKVWVKPWMNFKELQEFKHTEESHAITSSDLGANKGHGAGWKEVPVHDPEVQNAANHALQTIQQRSNSLFPYELQEVSHAKAEVVDDTAKFNLHLKVKRGNKEEKFNVEVHKNSQGNYNLNQMGNIEPEFENKE; encoded by the exons ATGACTTGGCACAAGAAGAGCCCACCACAACACCAGTGGAATAAACGCGAAATGAAAGAATACAAGAAATCGTTCGTCTCGCAAATCCATCTCTTCTTCTCTTTTAAAACTTCTACATTAAGCAAAAACGAAGGCAAAATCTTCTATAAATCTATGTTGAGCATCTTCTTCCTCTGTCACCACTCTTCAACTCTCATTCCCTATCTCATTTTATCTATCCTCATCTTCTGTCATCAAGGATCAACAGGGTCTTGCATCGACTTTGAATCTGAACCGTCAATGGCTACTCTCGGTGGTTTGCGCGAATCCCAAGGTGCTTCCAATGATGCTGAGATTGAAAGCCTTGCCCGTTTTGCTGTCGACGAACACAACAAGAAAGAG AATGCCTTGCTGGAGTTTGCAAGGATTATAAAGGCAAAGGAACAGGTAGTTGCGGGTACGTTACATCACTTCACAATCGAAGCGATCGATTCTGGCAAGAAGAAGCTGTATGAAGCAAAAGTATGGGTGAAGCCATGGATGAACTTCAAGGAGCTTCAGGAATTCAAGCATACTGAGGAAAGCCATGCAATCACTTCTTCTGACCTTGGTGCTAATAAAG GACATGGCGCAGGATGGAAAGAAGTGCCAGTCCATGACCCTGAAGTGCAAAATGCAGCAAATCATGCTCTTCAGACCATACAGCAAAGATCCAACTCCTTATTCCCTTATGAACTGCAAGAAGTGTCTCATGCGAAGGCTGAG GTTGTGGATGACACTGCTAAGTTTAACCTGCACCTCAAAGTGAAGAGAGGAAACAAGGAGGAGAAATTTAATGTGGAGGTGCACAAAAACAGTCAAGGAAACTATAACCTTAATCAAATGGGAAACATCGAGCCTGAGTTCGAGAACAAGGAATGA
- the LOC110790963 gene encoding cysteine proteinase inhibitor 6 isoform X1, with product MTWHKKSPPQHQWNKREMKEYKKSFVSQIHLFFSFKTSTLSKNEGKIFYKSMLSIFFLCHHSSTLIPYLILSILIFCHQGSTGSCIDFESEPSMATLGGLRESQGASNDAEIESLARFAVDEHNKKENALLEFARIIKAKEQVVAGTLHHFTIEAIDSGKKKLYEAKVWVKPWMNFKELQEFKHTEESHAITSSDLGANKEGHGAGWKEVPVHDPEVQNAANHALQTIQQRSNSLFPYELQEVSHAKAEVVDDTAKFNLHLKVKRGNKEEKFNVEVHKNSQGNYNLNQMGNIEPEFENKE from the exons ATGACTTGGCACAAGAAGAGCCCACCACAACACCAGTGGAATAAACGCGAAATGAAAGAATACAAGAAATCGTTCGTCTCGCAAATCCATCTCTTCTTCTCTTTTAAAACTTCTACATTAAGCAAAAACGAAGGCAAAATCTTCTATAAATCTATGTTGAGCATCTTCTTCCTCTGTCACCACTCTTCAACTCTCATTCCCTATCTCATTTTATCTATCCTCATCTTCTGTCATCAAGGATCAACAGGGTCTTGCATCGACTTTGAATCTGAACCGTCAATGGCTACTCTCGGTGGTTTGCGCGAATCCCAAGGTGCTTCCAATGATGCTGAGATTGAAAGCCTTGCCCGTTTTGCTGTCGACGAACACAACAAGAAAGAG AATGCCTTGCTGGAGTTTGCAAGGATTATAAAGGCAAAGGAACAGGTAGTTGCGGGTACGTTACATCACTTCACAATCGAAGCGATCGATTCTGGCAAGAAGAAGCTGTATGAAGCAAAAGTATGGGTGAAGCCATGGATGAACTTCAAGGAGCTTCAGGAATTCAAGCATACTGAGGAAAGCCATGCAATCACTTCTTCTGACCTTGGTGCTAATAAAG AAGGACATGGCGCAGGATGGAAAGAAGTGCCAGTCCATGACCCTGAAGTGCAAAATGCAGCAAATCATGCTCTTCAGACCATACAGCAAAGATCCAACTCCTTATTCCCTTATGAACTGCAAGAAGTGTCTCATGCGAAGGCTGAG GTTGTGGATGACACTGCTAAGTTTAACCTGCACCTCAAAGTGAAGAGAGGAAACAAGGAGGAGAAATTTAATGTGGAGGTGCACAAAAACAGTCAAGGAAACTATAACCTTAATCAAATGGGAAACATCGAGCCTGAGTTCGAGAACAAGGAATGA